The segment GCTGGCCCGGAATGAACTCGGCCCAGCCTTCCCCTCTCCATTCTCCGACCAGGAAGTCGAGCTTCTTCATTTCTTCAAGCTGGGCAGAGCTGGAATGCTGAGCTAAAGTGGAGGTGGTCAACACCAGCAACAACAGGGCACAGGTCTTCATGCGCGCCTTGTTAGGTTGGAAGTTATTGAGAATGGTGAATGAGTCATCTTGTTCATGACGAGTGTGAAGTTATATTGCGAGCGCAGCGCAAGAACGCACGCCGCTTCGTACTTGCTTAACTCGAAACCCGATTGGTCCGGGTTCTCCGCAAGAGGGGCGTTGATCTCTTGTTCTCTCTTCTGATGCACCAGCGGAAGCGTTATCGTCTTTAAGCGTATTTGAAAAGTCGGCGACTGACCGATCGGCTTCCTCCAGAGAATGGTCAAATCGCGCGATTTTTCAAACAAGTTATCGCCAACCGATCGGTCAGTTTTTTAAGTTAGGACTTTTCAAATGCCCTCTTTGAGGTCATTGCCGGGCGCCTGGGGCCGTTCTTTGGTTGGATTTAAATTGTATTCTTGCGATTTGCCGCGCGGGATGCTGAGCGATTTCCAATTCTTGCCGGCTTGAATCCGCGCCAACAGAACGATTTGGCCCGCATGATAGGCGGCATGCGCGAGTGATCGCTGCAAGGCATCGGATACCGTTAATTCTTTGCCACGAATCCTGACCACTTTGCCTAAATCAGAATCTTGCAACGCGTCGATTTCATCAAACAAAATTCTCCAGCCCTCCTCCCACTTCTTTAACACAGTCGCTCGATCTTCTCGTTTCTCTTCAAATTCCTCATCGCGATTGCGCCACGGTTTCTCGCCGTCTTCT is part of the Cytophagia bacterium CHB2 genome and harbors:
- a CDS encoding DUF1572 domain-containing protein, producing the protein MIIEPIKAEYQRYKFLAEGAIAQIKDEELHNAAGEDTNAIAVIMNHISGNLKSRFTNFLTEDGEKPWRNRDEEFEEKREDRATVLKKWEEGWRILFDEIDALQDSDLGKVVRIRGKELTVSDALQRSLAHAAYHAGQIVLLARIQAGKNWKSLSIPRGKSQEYNLNPTKERPQAPGNDLKEGI